Part of the Motacilla alba alba isolate MOTALB_02 chromosome Z, Motacilla_alba_V1.0_pri, whole genome shotgun sequence genome, CAAATGAGAGTCTCATACTCTTTCAGGGCAATGATTTTAAGGTTGATGAATCCAAAAGGGCATTTTAAGGTTGATGAacccaaaaaatgaaaaggcatcCTGAGATTGGGGTACACTATGAGGAAGTTTAGTCCCCAAAAGGAATCATATGTTCAGGATCCCGTGTTTTCATACCATTCCAGGCAGCTTAGTCCAGAACCAGCACCCCAGCAGGTtgcttgtgctgggagaggTCTACACTCCTGGCACGCATCTTTGGGATAAGATATGAAACAGAAGACCTGCATATTTTTGGTCAATAAAGATCCTGAAGGCCATTAAGCGAGAGTGTGGGTGGTTAATGGCGGTGTCCTGGCCAGGTTTCTGCTGTGGTTATTGCATTCCACTGCCTTATGTTTCATCTGCAGTTTCAGCAGGACATGGTGTTCCTCACTTTCACTCCAAAACCGTTGAGCAGTGCTCCTGTGTGTTgttgcacagctgctgtgctccaccATGGTGGTACACCCCCAATATATAGTCACACAGATTTGGCTCCACATACTGTTTCAGGGCTAAGTTAAGTCAAAATTACTTTCCAGCATGGTCCGTGGAATTACTCCAGGTTTATGGTGCAATTATTCTTGTTCTAAAGTACAGCCAGATTTGCCCCAGTGTCTACCAGTTCATAAAGTTTGCAAAGGTCTTTGGGGGTCCTTTTggtgaaaacacaaaatattttgctgctgaatgCATAAAGAGATATGGCCAAGAAAGAGGAACCAGTGCAAGTACTGTTACAAACCTGGCAGCAAAAGTAagcatatatgtgtgtgtgtgtatatatatatatatatatatatatatatatatatgtgtgtgtgtgtgtgtgtgtgtgtgtgtgtgtgtgtgtgtgtgtatgtgtgtgtatgtatatgtatatctATATGTACATGTATGTATGTAAGTAAATAAAGTCTCCTTCATGCTGCTCTTCATTTGAACACACGCTGCCAGTGTCATTCTCAGTGAAACTTCAGccaccttctcttctcctgtaGCATGCAGGTATCCTTATGCCTACCCTGTGTCTTTGGGGCAAGGCAAACAAGTGGTAAGAGAAAGGGGGTGCCAGAAGGGAAGAGTATCTATCAGTTCTAGCAGAATGGAAGCTGCAAGGAAGTCAAAAGATAAAGATTTCCATTATTGACTGAGAACTCAGTAGTGCTGCACTGtttgttcctgctgcagcagtatAACTCATGGAAAGGACTGCTGACACTTAAACATTCAGTTTTTCTTACAGTTTCTATTGGTGATGGGAGGCTGGTGGGAGGTGGATGAGAAGTggcagctgaggggaaaaaatttcaACCATGCCTCTTTGCAGACTTAGTGTGTTAAATGTCATATTAGTTGCACATGTAAAATCACAGTGAGCAAGTATGCACatcttttcttcatgtttaCAGGAGCAAAGGTGAGGGAGATTCAGCATGGTAAAAACTCCTATCAAGAAAATGAGTATCTGATTGCCTGTGTGAGTGtatatttctgtggaaaactaGATAGAGGGCTTACTTAGGTCCTACTGAGCTCAGTGGGAGTTAGCCAAAATGAGTCAGAGATGTTGCATATTGTCCCATCTGTACTAATGTGAGTTGGTGTGGTGCTGCAGTTTTGGTAACTTTTACCCCAGGAGTAGTAGGACTACCTAGAGTGTAGCAGCTTGAAATTTAATTGTGAAGCAAAGAGATGCTTCTGGGAAAttcaaccaaacaaaaaacaacaaaccctaAATCATGGAAATTATGAGGGCTTTTCTTTATTGGAAacaaatgtggatttttttttttttttggtctacACCCTAATTAAAACCATCCTGCACAATTATAGTATGACcaaattaatatatttcagtCTGCTTTTCAACTGTTACAGCTGCCTTCAAACTGTTTCTTTGAGATCAGCTAGAAAATACACAGCTCcttagaagaaaaattcaggATATACCCTAAGCTAGCCTAATTATTTAAACCTATTTAAACTATTATTTATCAAACCTGTATGTATGCAATATTTTGTAATAAGGAAACTTCACTGACATGCATGAAAACCCACTGTTTAGGTGCATATGCAAACTTACTTATATGAAGCCcagcaattatttcttttttctgtacaACTTTGAGTGGTTCTCAGAAGTTATCACAGTAGTGCCTGAAAATAATCTTTGAGTGTCTCCCAGCACATAAAGCTGATTTTAGAAGCAATCTATTTTTTAACCTTTCTATTAATCTCAGCCTTGTATGGACATCTTTCACTGTGTATCCAGTCAGgtgtatatatacatttttCCTATCCTAAGAAGTGAATCAGTAAGATAGCATAGAACTGCAAAAAGTCAGTGATGTATATGTACACCaatgtgtttctctgtgtgtaaaCATATAAAATTTCTGCCTGTAATGCAGTCATGGGAGCTTCTcacaaaaaattagaatttaaaacAACTGATTTCATAAGAGAAATTCCAGGTTTACAGTGTATGGTTATGGTATATGCTTGTGTAGACTGCCCTTATTTTCTAAATAGGCAGTTTTTAAACTGGGAGGTTTTAAAGCTCAATTGAAAGATTTAAAAGCTGAAGGCCTTCAGAAAATGAAGACTCACCCTGACAACCCTTCCCAGTTAAGCTCCTAAAAATTTGAGGGATCTTTGTGTCCATCCTCTCTTGTAGTTTTTGTCATTCAAGATAATCCTCTTGATCCCACCATGTGTTCTTCTAGACCCAGAAGTTTAAGACAAAATATACCCTAACATATCCTGACACACACCTTTCTTCCTAAAATGTGGTCAGCAAAATTCAGAAGGCGGGTTCAGGGTAATAAGCCATGGCATTGCTTTACAGACCtaatgtatgtgtgtatgtggaTCTGTTTATTCAAATAATAGGCTTGAGTGTGTGGTTAGAGTTAGAAAATGTTATGGGTTATGTCTTCGGTCCTTGGAGGTCACTTTAATATAGTTTAAAGATTAAAAGATTTTCTCCAACTGAAATTGTGAGAAAGAGATCtacacagtaaaataaaatttaataaatcaatcaatcaaaataaaattgattaaattaaaaatcaaaacaaggcTATTTGGACAAAGTAGGAAGAACATTAGTGTATGCTGTACAGATTGGGCTTCCTTGTCTCCTGCCTGTCTtagagctgtgtgtgtgcagtggtATCTCTGTACTCACTGACTTCCTTGTACACAGTGTCACTGGAGGCTTGGCTTAATCAGTTGTGAGCTGAGAAAAGTAATATAAATTGGAACCCTTTGTCATGAAGTATTTAAATGTTGATATGCTTTAATGGCTTCGGGGAGAAAATTTAGCATGAGAGATTGTAAGAAACAAGAAATCGATTACATGTAAGAAAGGACTTGAACCTCTAATCAAGTATTACCATATACAGAAAGATCCCTAGCTAGTTATAGCTAAATTCAAATGGGATAatggtttgattttttgttaattttaagtTTTATCAAAAAATGACATTCCTATTCACTCTTTATCTAGTTTGGCATAATACATGCTTACAATGATTTATGGAAAGTTTTCACTGTGTAAATATTGAAGCATATGCTAGACAGTATCCATAAGCAGTGAAGGTTTTATGAAATACAGGCATCTGCgtgtttctctctgtttttgttGGGTAAAAAAGGCCAGAAAGCTTCttgctgaaaattaaaaagataaagcTTGATGTAGCTAGTAGGAGTAGACAAGGAGTATTTAAGAGCAACTTTCTGGTTCCATGCTTTTTCTATGACAGCTGAGGTAACCCTATGACTATCACACCTTAACTGCCAGTTTCTCTGATCAGTGAGActtggcagctgctgaaggTCTAGTTCCTCATTGTAAATTCTTAAACAAAGTGAAACAAAGGGTGGTGGTGTCTCATCAAGAGGTAACTCATGTAGCTAAGTAACTTTGCTCAGTTAAGATATGGAGTAATTCCCTGAAAGCACAAAGAGAACCCCTGCATTTATTGGCTTGCCTCCCTCCTGTTCTGTGTATGCAGAGAGCTGGCTATGCTGCCATCAGACTGTGTGACACTGCCTTCCCCTTACGTGTGGGATTCTGTTACAGGATCTCTACCTCCTATTCTCATGAGTTGTTGTTGTGCTAGCTGTGATTAATTTTTGATTACTTATGTATCATTTTTTGGTAAAACATCCATCTGTTATATAAGCTTGatttacaaatgaaaacaaaaacaacaacaacaacataaCAAACAACATAAAATGTGGCAGTAGTACATTACaaagcagcctgcagctggctgcagacagGAATCCTAATTCAATACAGGTAAGCAGTGTAAATTAGACAATGTTATTTCCATCTTTTAGCTATGGGAGTTACAGTTAAAAGGAATTAATATTTGTGATTTGGAATGGGAAATGTGTGTGGATAGATGAGGTCAGATATGACAATGAAGGCCTGGAGATCAAAATCTGATTCAAATCTGGTTTTGCAGCTCCATGTAGGTATTACCCATATGTTGAACTGCTGTGGTTGGCTGGAAGTTGTTGAAGTAGATGTAAGAAACTTTAGATCTTACCCAAGGGGAGAGAGAGTAGCTAAAGttatttgggagaaaaaaaaaaaaaaaacaaaaaaaaaaaccaaaatataattATGGAGCTCTAAAATATGAACCtgtcctttaattttttttttatggcattggtgatttttttccttccacctcTCATCTCATTTcgatttggttttgtttcacttatttttcttgttgGGGGTGATATTTGATGTACTGGATGATTTCTGTTAGATGGTTCTGACTGACTGTAAAATAGTGCTACATCAAGAACTGTAAGGACATAGAAATCAGACATGTCCATAGTACTTAGGGGTGTTCAAAGCTGAACACATTTCCATACTAATgcagcaaaccaaaaccagcatcTGCATCATGATGTTTCATTCATCaccaaaaatacagaatgaaCATTTTCTACACATAGATGGGTTTTGGGGCTTTCCATCTGGATTTTCCAAGTTAATTGCTGTTGAGGGTTTCACTGTCTTTCAGGGTTTGATTGTGAAAGTTCATGCGTGAAGCATTTATGAAGATTTTGTAGTTGTTTCTAAGGTACTGAAGCATACATGGCATTAATCTTCAGCATTAACTTTGTACCCAGAGAGGTGAACTGaacattttcaaactgaaataataaaaccaacTTTAATCAATTAAACACATGCTTTATTATTTAGCattgaaaaattgtattttttggTACTCTAGGAAATGTGAGGGAAGAGAAGTATGAATCGtctgaagactgaaaataattaataaatttaataaataaaaaaataaatcccgGGGGTAaaggggctggaggggaagaAAGGTATTTCAGACTTCATAATCAAACAAGGGTTAATGATCTTTACAGCAGTGTGTAATCCAAATTCTTCAGGTGAGGTTCTGAACCTGAGATTCAAGATGTAAAAATATCAAAGGCAGTGTGGTGGTTTGTCTTGTAAGGCTTCAAACTGTCTAATGCATGAGGAAGCATTGGAATAATTCTGGTTTGATGGCTTTCCACATTTCTTGTTGGTTATAGTTACTGTGCTAATTTTATGTCCAGCATTTGCCCAAAAGGAAAGATGCCAATAAAATGATGAATTCATTATATAagtattttaatatgtttttatcAATACTTGCTTGAATGGATTGCCTGACATTACATTGCAGAATTTTTAAGTCCTACCTTCAGGCAAATCTCATGCTTACTAGCAAAAATGAAAGtgtgaaatgctttttaatgtatatttaaCAACAGATAGTCTTGTGATTACTGATGTGTATTCTCTCTGGATTTTTCCCTTGCTATCAGAAGGCAATGTTAAGAGACAACATTTTTACACATTTATGCTATTTACATCCATCAGATCCTTacttttttacatatttttaactGTCATTTATAAGAAGGCtacaaaaaaaagtaatctcTCAAGTCTAAACCATACCAAGGTTGCAAGCTTATAATCAATCAATTGCCAGTAATAGTCCAGGAAAAAAGGGATTAAGGTACAAGTGTTATATGCTGTTTTCAAGACATTTTGCCTTGCATGGAAGTTTCTTATGAAATGGCCTATAAATGGTTTCAGTCTTATATCTGCTTGTATTTAAGGAGCAAATCTATCAATTTTACTTATTTACCTTTTCCTAATAGTGTTACCATTTAGCAGTGATTAAGGTacaattttctgtattttacagtGGTGTGCACAACAGTTCATGTTTTACTAATTTATTATAAACAGTAGCATTTTACAGAGATCACTGTTGTTAAAATAGAAGTACTGAAAGCATTTTAGATCACAGAGTCCCAGAGTCTACATTTTGTGTACTCTGGCACTATTAAACTCAATCTGGTTTTCTAACTGTGACTCTAATTACAGTATTTGCATGGATGAaaagtttgtggtttttggtcAAGTTCTATTAACACTGTTTGCATCTTGTTTTTTGAGCTTAGTGTTTAATGTTCAGGCAGCAGAGCACCTTCTTCAATAATTATGCAGAATCAATAagcttttctttgtgttttgtctttgttgTTTCTTTGATATGGCCTCTAGGATGCTGCAGGCAAGGTGCTGGACCGCTGGGCCATCATGTCCAGGGAAGAAGAGATCATTACCCTTCAGCAGTTCCTGAGATTTGGAGAAACGAAATCTATCGTGGAGCTGATGGCAATTCAAGAAAAAGAAgggcaggctgtggctgtgccatcTTCAAAGACAGATTCAGATATAAGGACTTTTATTGAAAGCAATAATCGCACCAGGAGCCCAAGTCTCCTTGCTCACCTGGAGAATAGCAACCCTTCCAGCATTCATCATTTTGAAAACATCCCGAATAGCCTTGCATTCCTGCTTCCATTCCAGTACATAAATCCAGTCTCTGCtccactgctggggctgcctccaAATGGCCTCCTGCTGGAACAGCCAGCAATGAGGCTCCGTGAACCAAGCCTTACAACACAAAATGAATATAATGAGAGCAGTGAATCTGAAGTTTCCCCTACACCTTTCAAGAATGAGCAAGCATCCAGCAGGAATGCTTTGACCAGCATCACAAATGTGGAGCCCAAAACTGAGCCAGCCTGTGTCTCTCCTGTTCAAACACCTACGCCAGTCAATGATTTATCAAAAACGGAGCACACAAAAAGCTCATTCCGAATTCACAGAATGAGGAGAATGGGGTCAGCCTCCAGGAAAGGAAGAGTGTTTTGCAATGCATGTGGCAAAACCTTCTATGACAAAGGTACTCTTAAAATCCACTACAATGCTGTGCACCTGAAAATCAAGCATCGATGCACTATTGAAGGCTGCAATATGGTCTTCAGCTCTCTCAGAAGCCGCAATCGCCACAGTGCTAACCCAAATCCCCGTCTCCACATGCCTATGCTAAGGAATAACCGTGACAAAGATCTAATTCGTGCTACATCAGGTGCCGCCACTCCTGTCATAGCAAGTACAAAGTCCAACCTAACTCTAACAAGCCCTGGGCGTCCACCGATGGGGTTTACCACTCCCCCTCTTGACCCAGTACTGCAGAACCCTCTTCCCAGTCAGCTGGTCTTCCCGGCTTTAAAGACTGTCCAACCTGTTCCTcctttttacagaaatttactTACTCCTGGAGAGATGGTGAGTCCTCCAACCTCACTCCCAACCAGTCCCATAATACCAGCTGTGAGTGGCATGGagcagcatcctcctcctccttcagaGTCATCGGTACCTTCAGTGTTGATGCCCACCCCAGAGCCCAATGCAGACCTTGCCCCCAAGAAGAAGCCAAGGAAGTCAAGCATGCCAGTTAAAATTGAAAAGGAGGTTATTGACACTGCTGATGAGTTTGATGATGAAGACGAAGAGGTGAATGACAGGACCACAATGGTGAATGACATTGGTCATGACAATCACTGCCATTCTCAGGAGGAAATGAGCCCGGGCCTGTCTGTTAAAGACTTTTCCAAGAGTGACAGAAGCAGATGTATGTCCAGACCAGACATAAGAAGGGCAGACAGCATGACATCAGAAGACCAGGAGCATGAGAGAGACTATGAAAATGAGTCAGAGTCATCAGAGCCCAAATTGTGTGAAGAATCGCTGGAAGGCGATGATCGCCTCCATGAACCAGGTGAAAAATCTATGATGCACAGCGACCGACCAGATGAAAACCACAATGACTCTTCCAACCAGGATGTCATTA contains:
- the BNC2 gene encoding zinc finger protein basonuclin-2 isoform X6 yields the protein MIGVSLLKSEEAEVDVRDRHTQRHRERKRARDLTLRDSCTDNSMQFGTRTAATDSGFMGTWQNTDTNLLFRMSQQAIRCTLVNCTCECFQPGKINLRTCDQCKHGWVAHALDKLSTQHLYHPTQVEIVQSNVVFDISSLMLYGTQAVPVRLKILLDRLFSVLKQEEVLHILHGLGWTLRDYVRGYILQDAAGKVLDRWAIMSREEEIITLQQFLRFGETKSIVELMAIQEKEGQAVAVPSSKTDSDIRTFIESNNRTRSPSLLAHLENSNPSSIHHFENIPNSLAFLLPFQYINPVSAPLLGLPPNGLLLEQPAMRLREPSLTTQNEYNESSESEVSPTPFKNEQASSRNALTSITNVEPKTEPACVSPVQTPTPVNDLSKTEHTKSSFRIHRMRRMGSASRKGRVFCNACGKTFYDKGTLKIHYNAVHLKIKHRCTIEGCNMVFSSLRSRNRHSANPNPRLHMPMLRNNRDKDLIRATSGAATPVIASTKSNLTLTSPGRPPMGFTTPPLDPVLQNPLPSQLVFPALKTVQPVPPFYRNLLTPGEMVSPPTSLPTSPIIPAVSGMEQHPPPPSESSVPSVLMPTPEPNADLAPKKKPRKSSMPVKIEKEVIDTADEFDDEDEEVNDRTTMVNDIGHDNHCHSQEEMSPGLSVKDFSKSDRSRCMSRPDIRRADSMTSEDQEHERDYENESESSEPKLCEESLEGDDRLHEPGEKSMMHSDRPDENHNDSSNQDVIKVKEEYTDPTYDMFYMSQYGLYNGGSASMAALHESFASTFNYSSPQKFSPEGEMCSSPDPKICYVCKKSFKSSYSVKLHYRNVHLKEMHVCTVAGCNAAFPSRRSRDRHSANINLHRKLLTKELDDMGLDTSQPSLSKDLRDEFLVKIYGAQHQMALDIREDTSSPAGTEDSHMNGYGRGMAEDYMVLDLSTTSSIQSSSSIHSSRESDAGSDEGILLDDVDGASDSGESAHKADAPALAVGMGTDVPGSLMFNSVSKLQG
- the BNC2 gene encoding zinc finger protein basonuclin-2 isoform X5; translation: MQFGTRTAATDSGFMGTWQNTDTNLLFRMSQQAIRCTLVNCTCECFQPGKINLRTCDQCKHGWVAHALDKLSTQHLYHPTQVEIVQSNVVFDISSLMLYGTQAVPVRLKILLDRLFSVLKQEEVLHILHGLGWTLRDYVRGYILQDAAGKVLDRWAIMSREEEIITLQQFLRFGETKSIVELMAIQEKEGQAVAVPSSKTDSDIRTFIESNNRTRSPSLLAHLENSNPSSIHHFENIPNSLAFLLPFQYINPVSAPLLGLPPNGLLLEQPAMRLREPSLTTQNEYNESSESEVSPTPFKNEQASSRNALTSITNVEPKTEPACVSPVQTPTPVNDLSKTEHTKSSFRIHRMRRMGSASRKGRVFCNACGKTFYDKGTLKIHYNAVHLKIKHRCTIEGCNMVFSSLRSRNRHSANPNPRLHMPMLRNNRDKDLIRATSGAATPVIASTKSNLTLTSPGRPPMGFTTPPLDPVLQNPLPSQLVFPALKTVQPVPPFYRNLLTPGEMVSPPTSLPTSPIIPAVSGMEQHPPPPSESSVPSVLMPTPEPNADLAPKKKPRKSSMPVKIEKEVIDTADEFDDEDEEVNDRTTMVNDIGHDNHCHSQEEMSPGLSVKDFSKSDRSRCMSRPDIRRADSMTSEDQEHERDYENESESSEPKLCEESLEGDDRLHEPGEKSMMHSDRPDENHNDSSNQDVIKVKEEYTDPTYDMFYMSQYGLYNGGSASMAALHESFASTFNYSSPQKFSPEGEMCSSPDPKICYVCKKSFKSSYSVKLHYRNVHLKEMHVCTVAGCNAAFPSRRSRDRHSANINLHRKLLTKELDDMGLDTSQPSLSKDLRDEFLVKIYGAQHQMALDIREDTSSPAGTEDSHMNGYGRGMAEDYMVLDLSTTSSIQSSSSIHSSRESDAGSDEGILLDDVDGASDSGESAHKADAPALAVGMGTDVPGSLMFNSVSVSNGGIMCNICHKMYSNKGTLRVHYKTVHLREMHKCKVPGCNMMFSSVRSRNRHSQNPNLHKNIPFTSVD
- the BNC2 gene encoding zinc finger protein basonuclin-2 isoform X3; protein product: MAESEEAEVDVRDRHTQRHRERKRARDLTLRDSCTDNSMQFGTRTAATDSGFMGTWQNTDTNLLFRMSQQAIRCTLVNCTCECFQPGKINLRTCDQCKHGWVAHALDKLSTQHLYHPTQVEIVQSNVVFDISSLMLYGTQAVPVRLKILLDRLFSVLKQEEVLHILHGLGWTLRDYVRGYILQDAAGKVLDRWAIMSREEEIITLQQFLRFGETKSIVELMAIQEKEGQAVAVPSSKTDSDIRTFIESNNRTRSPSLLAHLENSNPSSIHHFENIPNSLAFLLPFQYINPVSAPLLGLPPNGLLLEQPAMRLREPSLTTQNEYNESSESEVSPTPFKNEQASSRNALTSITNVEPKTEPACVSPVQTPTPVNDLSKTEHTKSSFRIHRMRRMGSASRKGRVFCNACGKTFYDKGTLKIHYNAVHLKIKHRCTIEGCNMVFSSLRSRNRHSANPNPRLHMPMLRNNRDKDLIRATSGAATPVIASTKSNLTLTSPGRPPMGFTTPPLDPVLQNPLPSQLVFPALKTVQPVPPFYRNLLTPGEMVSPPTSLPTSPIIPAVSGMEQHPPPPSESSVPSVLMPTPEPNADLAPKKKPRKSSMPVKIEKEVIDTADEFDDEDEEVNDRTTMVNDIGHDNHCHSQEEMSPGLSVKDFSKSDRSRCMSRPDIRRADSMTSEDQEHERDYENESESSEPKLCEESLEGDDRLHEPGEKSMMHSDRPDENHNDSSNQDVIKVKEEYTDPTYDMFYMSQYGLYNGGSASMAALHESFASTFNYSSPQKFSPEGEMCSSPDPKICYVCKKSFKSSYSVKLHYRNVHLKEMHVCTVAGCNAAFPSRRSRDRHSANINLHRKLLTKELDDMGLDTSQPSLSKDLRDEFLVKIYGAQHQMALDIREDTSSPAGTEDSHMNGYGRGMAEDYMVLDLSTTSSIQSSSSIHSSRESDAGSDEGILLDDVDGASDSGESAHKADAPALAVGMGTDVPGSLMFNSVSVSNGGIMCNICHKMYSNKGTLRVHYKTVHLREMHKCKVPGCNMMFSSVRSRNRHSQNPNLHKNIPFTSVD
- the BNC2 gene encoding zinc finger protein basonuclin-2 isoform X4, whose amino-acid sequence is MSEEAEVDVRDRHTQRHRERKRARDLTLRDSCTDNSMQFGTRTAATDSGFMGTWQNTDTNLLFRMSQQAIRCTLVNCTCECFQPGKINLRTCDQCKHGWVAHALDKLSTQHLYHPTQVEIVQSNVVFDISSLMLYGTQAVPVRLKILLDRLFSVLKQEEVLHILHGLGWTLRDYVRGYILQDAAGKVLDRWAIMSREEEIITLQQFLRFGETKSIVELMAIQEKEGQAVAVPSSKTDSDIRTFIESNNRTRSPSLLAHLENSNPSSIHHFENIPNSLAFLLPFQYINPVSAPLLGLPPNGLLLEQPAMRLREPSLTTQNEYNESSESEVSPTPFKNEQASSRNALTSITNVEPKTEPACVSPVQTPTPVNDLSKTEHTKSSFRIHRMRRMGSASRKGRVFCNACGKTFYDKGTLKIHYNAVHLKIKHRCTIEGCNMVFSSLRSRNRHSANPNPRLHMPMLRNNRDKDLIRATSGAATPVIASTKSNLTLTSPGRPPMGFTTPPLDPVLQNPLPSQLVFPALKTVQPVPPFYRNLLTPGEMVSPPTSLPTSPIIPAVSGMEQHPPPPSESSVPSVLMPTPEPNADLAPKKKPRKSSMPVKIEKEVIDTADEFDDEDEEVNDRTTMVNDIGHDNHCHSQEEMSPGLSVKDFSKSDRSRCMSRPDIRRADSMTSEDQEHERDYENESESSEPKLCEESLEGDDRLHEPGEKSMMHSDRPDENHNDSSNQDVIKVKEEYTDPTYDMFYMSQYGLYNGGSASMAALHESFASTFNYSSPQKFSPEGEMCSSPDPKICYVCKKSFKSSYSVKLHYRNVHLKEMHVCTVAGCNAAFPSRRSRDRHSANINLHRKLLTKELDDMGLDTSQPSLSKDLRDEFLVKIYGAQHQMALDIREDTSSPAGTEDSHMNGYGRGMAEDYMVLDLSTTSSIQSSSSIHSSRESDAGSDEGILLDDVDGASDSGESAHKADAPALAVGMGTDVPGSLMFNSVSVSNGGIMCNICHKMYSNKGTLRVHYKTVHLREMHKCKVPGCNMMFSSVRSRNRHSQNPNLHKNIPFTSVD
- the BNC2 gene encoding zinc finger protein basonuclin-2 isoform X2, whose amino-acid sequence is MEISEEAEVDVRDRHTQRHRERKRARDLTLRDSCTDNSMQFGTRTAATDSGFMGTWQNTDTNLLFRMSQQAIRCTLVNCTCECFQPGKINLRTCDQCKHGWVAHALDKLSTQHLYHPTQVEIVQSNVVFDISSLMLYGTQAVPVRLKILLDRLFSVLKQEEVLHILHGLGWTLRDYVRGYILQDAAGKVLDRWAIMSREEEIITLQQFLRFGETKSIVELMAIQEKEGQAVAVPSSKTDSDIRTFIESNNRTRSPSLLAHLENSNPSSIHHFENIPNSLAFLLPFQYINPVSAPLLGLPPNGLLLEQPAMRLREPSLTTQNEYNESSESEVSPTPFKNEQASSRNALTSITNVEPKTEPACVSPVQTPTPVNDLSKTEHTKSSFRIHRMRRMGSASRKGRVFCNACGKTFYDKGTLKIHYNAVHLKIKHRCTIEGCNMVFSSLRSRNRHSANPNPRLHMPMLRNNRDKDLIRATSGAATPVIASTKSNLTLTSPGRPPMGFTTPPLDPVLQNPLPSQLVFPALKTVQPVPPFYRNLLTPGEMVSPPTSLPTSPIIPAVSGMEQHPPPPSESSVPSVLMPTPEPNADLAPKKKPRKSSMPVKIEKEVIDTADEFDDEDEEVNDRTTMVNDIGHDNHCHSQEEMSPGLSVKDFSKSDRSRCMSRPDIRRADSMTSEDQEHERDYENESESSEPKLCEESLEGDDRLHEPGEKSMMHSDRPDENHNDSSNQDVIKVKEEYTDPTYDMFYMSQYGLYNGGSASMAALHESFASTFNYSSPQKFSPEGEMCSSPDPKICYVCKKSFKSSYSVKLHYRNVHLKEMHVCTVAGCNAAFPSRRSRDRHSANINLHRKLLTKELDDMGLDTSQPSLSKDLRDEFLVKIYGAQHQMALDIREDTSSPAGTEDSHMNGYGRGMAEDYMVLDLSTTSSIQSSSSIHSSRESDAGSDEGILLDDVDGASDSGESAHKADAPALAVGMGTDVPGSLMFNSVSVSNGGIMCNICHKMYSNKGTLRVHYKTVHLREMHKCKVPGCNMMFSSVRSRNRHSQNPNLHKNIPFTSVD
- the BNC2 gene encoding zinc finger protein basonuclin-2 isoform X1, which translates into the protein MIGVSLLKSEEAEVDVRDRHTQRHRERKRARDLTLRDSCTDNSMQFGTRTAATDSGFMGTWQNTDTNLLFRMSQQAIRCTLVNCTCECFQPGKINLRTCDQCKHGWVAHALDKLSTQHLYHPTQVEIVQSNVVFDISSLMLYGTQAVPVRLKILLDRLFSVLKQEEVLHILHGLGWTLRDYVRGYILQDAAGKVLDRWAIMSREEEIITLQQFLRFGETKSIVELMAIQEKEGQAVAVPSSKTDSDIRTFIESNNRTRSPSLLAHLENSNPSSIHHFENIPNSLAFLLPFQYINPVSAPLLGLPPNGLLLEQPAMRLREPSLTTQNEYNESSESEVSPTPFKNEQASSRNALTSITNVEPKTEPACVSPVQTPTPVNDLSKTEHTKSSFRIHRMRRMGSASRKGRVFCNACGKTFYDKGTLKIHYNAVHLKIKHRCTIEGCNMVFSSLRSRNRHSANPNPRLHMPMLRNNRDKDLIRATSGAATPVIASTKSNLTLTSPGRPPMGFTTPPLDPVLQNPLPSQLVFPALKTVQPVPPFYRNLLTPGEMVSPPTSLPTSPIIPAVSGMEQHPPPPSESSVPSVLMPTPEPNADLAPKKKPRKSSMPVKIEKEVIDTADEFDDEDEEVNDRTTMVNDIGHDNHCHSQEEMSPGLSVKDFSKSDRSRCMSRPDIRRADSMTSEDQEHERDYENESESSEPKLCEESLEGDDRLHEPGEKSMMHSDRPDENHNDSSNQDVIKVKEEYTDPTYDMFYMSQYGLYNGGSASMAALHESFASTFNYSSPQKFSPEGEMCSSPDPKICYVCKKSFKSSYSVKLHYRNVHLKEMHVCTVAGCNAAFPSRRSRDRHSANINLHRKLLTKELDDMGLDTSQPSLSKDLRDEFLVKIYGAQHQMALDIREDTSSPAGTEDSHMNGYGRGMAEDYMVLDLSTTSSIQSSSSIHSSRESDAGSDEGILLDDVDGASDSGESAHKADAPALAVGMGTDVPGSLMFNSVSVSNGGIMCNICHKMYSNKGTLRVHYKTVHLREMHKCKVPGCNMMFSSVRSRNRHSQNPNLHKNIPFTSVD